In the genome of Gemmatimonadota bacterium, the window AACAGCCGTGAAAGCGTGTGACGTGAGACATCGAGAATCCGTGCCGCTTCGGTGATGTTTAGGCCAAATGGGTCCAGGCAGTTCTGTCTGATGCTGTGACCGGGATGCGACGGGTTATTCATGGCCATATTGCCTGCCCCTTTCTAGTGGTAGTCGACCAGATCAACATCGTGGACGTTTTCCTTTTCAAATCGGAAAATGATTCTCCAGTTTGCAGAAACAGATACACTCCAAAACTCCTTCAAACTGCCCTTCAGTGGATGTAGTCGATACCCTGGTAGATCGAGATCGGATGGTTTGGTGGCAGCATCAAGGTCTGAAAGAATGTGTGTAATCTTTCTCACAAGGTCGGTTCGGATTCCTTTTGCAGAACCGTAATCATATAACCGTTTTAGACCACGATTTCGAAACGATATAATCACTGGAAACGTAGTGGAGTTAGATGTACTGTGTCAATGCCAATCCTATCAGAATGAATAGGCTATTCGATGTCCGAGTTACTTGACGCAGAAGTTTTCTACGCCTTATCCTGTAACGGTCGAAGTTCGCTCCTGAAACCTCGTCTAATTTCTGGTGGAGTTTCCTCGCGGCTATCTTTAGTTATCTTTCCCTGAAGCGGTTGTCGTGACACAGAAACCTCCCATGATCCGTGACTCCTACTGGCTGGACATGCCCTACACGCCCTCCAATCCCCTGTCCGGGGACCTGGACGTGGACGTCGTCGTGATCGGCGGTGGCGTGACGGGAGTGACCGGCGCCCTGTTCCTGGCCGAGGGCGGCGCGCGCGTGGCGGTACTCGAGCGGCGGGAGATCGCCTCGGGCGCGACGGGCCGCAACGGGGGGTTCATGCTGGCCGGGACTCACGAGTACTACGCCGAGGCCGTGGAGGAACTGACGGACCTGTACGGCCCGGACGGCAGGAGGCTGGCGCGGGAGGCGTGGACGATCGCCCTCGAGAACCACGATCTCATGGCCGGTCTCATGAAAAAGTACGACATACAATGCGACTACTACCGGCACGGCAGCTACGTAATCGCGATGAAACGGCCGGACCGCGGTTCTCACCAGAATCCGCTGGAACGCATTGTTCAATCGTACAACCTACTCCAGGAGGATGGATTCGAGGTGGCCTACCTGGACGAGGAGGAACTCTACGAGATCAAGCGAAGTCCGCTCCTGGCGGGTGCCCTGCGGAACAAGTTCGACGGCGAACTCCACCCGGTCAAATACGTGCGTGGTCTCGCGGCCGCCGCGCGGGGGCTGGGCGTCCTGTGCTTCGAAAATACGCCGGTCACCGGGGTCGAACGGAAAGACCGCAGACTGCACGTGCATACGCCGGGTGGAAGGATCCGGACGCAACACGTGCTCCTCGGAATGAACGCCTACACCCCGCAACTCGATGCGCGGTACGAGCGGCGCATCATCCCCCACCGGGGGCAGGTCTTCACGACGGAACCAGTGTCCGAGCGGCTGTTCAACGGCGTCTTCTATGCCAACGATGGCTGGGAATTCTGGCGGCAGCTGCACGACGGGCCATGGGAGGGCGGCCGGCTGCTATTCGGCGGGGGCAGGAATCACCACATCCGCGCCGAGCGGGGATTCCACTTCCTGCGGCGCCGAAGCCGGCCGGGCCAGCCGGTCCGGACGTACCGGGGGTACAAGGAGCGCCCCACGCGGGCGGTGCAGCGGACGAACGACCGGGCGTTCAACGGCGCCTTCCCCCACCTGGCCGCCCTCGGCCGCTCCCACCGCTGGGGCGGCGTCATGGGCTTTTCCTACGACAGCAGCCCCTTCGTCGGCGAGACGGAAACGCCGGGCGTCCACATCGTCGCCGGATTCACGGGCCGGGGCAATGCCTACGCCACGGTGGCGGCGCGCATGCTCAGCGACCGGCTGCTGGGCAAGCCCGCAACCCTGGAGCGCCAGTTCGATACGGTGAAGCGGGTTTTCGATCCATTGCGCGGCGGGATCGACGCGGAAAACCGGCGCCGGTAAACCCGCGGCCACCCATCGCCTCCTTCTAATCACTCGCAGTGGAAGTCGGCATTCATCGGCCGGGCACCGGCGTGTCCAGTGCTACGCGAACTGGTGAAAGTGCCGGGTCATGCGCCGTTCCACCTGCCTAAGCAGGATGGAAAGGGACAGGCAGAGCAGGAAGTACACGAAGGCCACCAGCAGCCACACCTCGAAGAGCAGCCCGCTCGAATTGGCGATTTCCGAGCCGACGAAGGTCAGTTCCTGGACGGAGATGAGGGAGACGATGGACGAATCCTTCACCAGGGAGATGTACTGGCCCGTCAGCGGCGGTGCGATGCGGGCCAGCGCCTGGGGAAAGATGACGAACCGGTAGCGGTCCAGGACCGGTATGCCCAGGCTTTCCCCGGCCTCCCACTGGCCGCGGGGTATGGCGGCCAGGCCAGCCCGGACGACTTCGGCGATGTACGCGGCGCTGATGAAGGATATGCACAGCACGCCGGAGACCAGGTTCTCCCAGAGCGCCGGGGGGCCGAAGAGGAAGCGCTGCCATCCCGTAGCTTCCTCCGCGGGCCGGCTGAACAGGGCGTCCAGGCCCAGCAGGGGCATCAACTGGCTGCTGATGAAGAAGTAGAAGATGAAGATGAACACCAGGGGCGGGATGTTGCGCAGGATCTGGATGTAGGTCCCGCAGAACATGCACAGCGTGCGCCCCCCGGCGTACCTGCCCACACCGATCAGCACGCCCAGTATGCTGGCCAATACCGCCCCCCAGAGACTGAGCCGCAGGGTCGCGTAGATCCCCGTCAGGAAAAAGGGCGTCTCGCCGGCGTCGCCGGTGGCAAAGACGGTCGAAAGCGCCTGGGGCCAGTCCCAGCGGTACGCCACGCCGATGGCCGAACGGTACCACATCCAGCCGGCCGCCGCGATCAATCCCACCAGCAGGATCCCGTCCAGCCGATTGAGCCGGAACCGGCTTTTCCTTTGACCGATCGTCGACGTCATGCGCCCGCCCTTCGCCGTTCGGCCATGGCCGCCGCGGTGGAAAGGGCCAGGGTCACGGCCAGGTAGATCGCGGCCACGGTCAGCCAGATCTCGAAGGTCAGGAAGGTGTCCGCGATGAGGTTCCGGCCCTGCGTGGTGAGATCGAAGATGGCGATGACGCTGACGATCGAGGAGTTCTTCACGAGCGATACCGCCTCGTTGGTGAGCGGCGGCAGCATGTTCCGGAGCACCTGTGGCAGGATGACATACCGGTAATTGTCGAGGCGCGTCAGTCCCAGGCTATCCCCCGCCTCGACCTGCCCCCGGGGGATGGCCCGCAGGCCGGCCCGGAAGATCTCGGACGTATAGGCGCCCTGGAACGCGGCGAGGCACGCGATCGCCGTCGTGGTCTGTCCCCATCCGAGGATCGGGCCGAGTACGAAGTACATTACGTAGAGCTGGATCAACAGGGGGGTATTGCGGATCAGTTCCAGGTACCCGCGGGCGAGTCCGCGCCCGACCACGGAGGAAGACAGCCGCAGGAGCGCGGTCGCGAGCCCGATGACGAGGGTCAGGATGAGGCTGAGGACGGATATTTCGAGGGTGACGAACAGGCCCTGGACCAGCGGACCGGCGGCCCAGGCGCCGTTTTCAGACGTGAACAGGAAGTCGTCGACCCGGTACCACTGCCAACGGTAGTTGATGTTCTCGGCGCCGCGCATGACCGCGAAGACGAGGATGCCGGCGATGGCTGCCGGCTGGATCCAGTTCGACAACGCATGCCTGACCCACGGCCTGCGGAATAGCCCGATCACGCCGAAGCCTCGTAGTGGAGGATCTGGTTGAGGAAGGCCCGGGTCCGTTCTTCCCTGGGCGCGTCGAAGAAGGCGTCCGGCGCGGCGCTTTCGACGATCTCGCCGTGGTCCATGAAGACGACCCGGTCGGAGACCTTGCGGGCGAAACCCATTTCGTGGGTCACGCAGACCATGGTGATGCCGCTGTCCGTAAGCTCGAAGATCACGTCGAGGACCTCCCGGATCATCTCCGGGTCGAGGGACGACGTGGGTTCGTCGAAAAGCAGGATATCGGGCTGCATGCACAGCGCCCGGGCGATCGCCACGCGTTGCTGCTGCCCCCCGGAAAGCTGGTCGGGGTACTTTTCGGCCTGGTCCCCGATGTGCACGCGCTCGAGGTAGGACAGGGCGGTTTCTTCCGCCTTCTCCTTATCCATCCCGAGATTGCGCATGGGGGCGAGGGCCAGGTTCCGCAGGACGGTCATGTGGGGGAACAGGTTGAAGCTCTGGAACACCATGCCGATCTTCCCGCGCAGTTCGCGGGGAAGCCGCTCGCCCGGTCCCAGCGGGACGCCGTGGACCCGGACCGTGCCCCGGTCGTGGGTTTCCAGCCGGTTGATGCAGCGGATCAGCGTGGACTTGCCCGATCCGGATGGTCCGCAGATGACGACGCACTCGCCTTCGCCGATGCTCAGATCCACGTCCCGGAGCACTTGGAAAGTCCCGAACCACTTGCTTACGTCTTCAAACGCGATAATGGATGGGGTATCGCCAGACACGGATCAGGTGCCCTCGATCATCGCTTTCATCCTGGCCGCGACCCAGTCTACCGCCACGTCGATCATGCCCTGTCCCTTCACGGCGTCGGCGAGCTTGGCCTCGTGGTGGAATTCCCGGTCCTGGGTCGCCCGGTCGGCCTGGGAAATGGTCAGCCTGGCCGAGTCGTAGTCGACGCCTTCCCAGTGGACGTGCCTGGGGAAGGCCGCGTAGGCGAAGGAGGTCTCGAACTCGCTGGCGTGGCCGGGACAGTTGTTCGACTCCATGTACTTTTGGACAATTTCCGGGGTATAGGCTTCCCAGTAGCTGCAGAAGGCGAAATCGACCCCCAGGCGGGACTTGATGTCCTCCAGCGCGGCGTTGACGGGACCGGCGTTCCCGGCGTGGCCGTTGACGGCCAGGATATGGCTGATCCCGCCCCGTTTCATGCTGTCGGCCACGTCGTAGAGGAGTTCCGTGAAGATCTCGGGCCGGGTCGTCAGCGTTCCCTTGTGGTCCATCCAGTGCTCCGACACGCCGATGGCCAGCGGCGTGGTGACCACGACCTCGGGATAGAGCGCCTGCGCGGCGCGTTCGGACACGTGGACGGCGCTGGCGGTGTCGTGGGACATCTCCAGGTGCTCGTTGTGCTGTTCCGTACTGCCCGTGGGGATGAACGCTCCCTTGAGGTTGCCGTCGTAGATCCCCTCGCGGAACTGCCTGCGGGTCATTTTCCAGAGTTGTACGGGCCGGTCTTGGGGTAGGGCGTCGGACATGGAAGTCTCCTGACTGGTTGGGTACTGACCGTGGCGGGTCTTGCTGTGAAAGCCGCGGCGGGCCTCGCCGGTTGATCGGCGCGGACACGGTTTTTCTCGGTTAAGCGTAATCCTCCCGGGGCGGGCTGAAGATGTCGAGGGCGACGGACTTGACCATGACTTCGGTCACGCCGTGTCGCACCCCGCCGGGTATCACGTACTTGTCGCCCGTTTTAATGGTCCGGCTTTCCTCCCCGATGACCATGACGAACTCACCTTCCAGCACCACGCCCAGCTGTTCGTGGGGATGGTCGTGCATGGGCACCTGCGATCCCGGTGTGAGCGTCACGAAGGACATCTGGGCCCGGTCGCCTCCGGCCACGGCGATGCTGACGCCCGGGGCGATGGACTTATTGGACATGTTTTCTTCTTCGACGAAATACATATGCTCCTCCGTCTATGGGCAGGATGCCCGGTTAAAACGATCGTGCGCAATCCGGTCGGACCAGGTCGTTCCGGCTAGCCCGTCCCGGCGTCGGCGTATACGGCACTCGCCGCCGCCACGCCGCTCCCGGCGACTTCGTGACCTTCCGCGCGCAGGGCCTGTTCGAGGGCGCCCAGGCAAAGGATGACGTGATCGCGCTGCGAGGACTGGCCCATGAGCCCCACGCGCCAGGCCTTGCCCTTCAACGGGCCGAGGCCGCCGCCGAGTTCGAGGCCGTAATCCTTCAGCAGGCGGCTCCGCACACCGTCCTCGTCGATCCCTTCCGGGGCCAGGACGGGGTTGATGGTCGGGGCGCGGTGCGGCGGGTCGACGAAGAACGCGAGCCCCATGGCGTCGATCCCCGCCCTGAACGCTTCGTAGTTCGCGGCATGTCGCCGATGGCCGTTCTCCAGCCCTTCCTCGTGGATGAGCACGAGGGCTTCCCGCAAGGCGTAGAACAGGCTCACCGGGGCTGTATGGTGATAGGTCC includes:
- a CDS encoding type II toxin-antitoxin system RelE/ParE family toxin is translated as MIISFRNRGLKRLYDYGSAKGIRTDLVRKITHILSDLDAATKPSDLDLPGYRLHPLKGSLKEFWSVSVSANWRIIFRFEKENVHDVDLVDYH
- a CDS encoding FAD-dependent oxidoreductase, translated to MIRDSYWLDMPYTPSNPLSGDLDVDVVVIGGGVTGVTGALFLAEGGARVAVLERREIASGATGRNGGFMLAGTHEYYAEAVEELTDLYGPDGRRLAREAWTIALENHDLMAGLMKKYDIQCDYYRHGSYVIAMKRPDRGSHQNPLERIVQSYNLLQEDGFEVAYLDEEELYEIKRSPLLAGALRNKFDGELHPVKYVRGLAAAARGLGVLCFENTPVTGVERKDRRLHVHTPGGRIRTQHVLLGMNAYTPQLDARYERRIIPHRGQVFTTEPVSERLFNGVFYANDGWEFWRQLHDGPWEGGRLLFGGGRNHHIRAERGFHFLRRRSRPGQPVRTYRGYKERPTRAVQRTNDRAFNGAFPHLAALGRSHRWGGVMGFSYDSSPFVGETETPGVHIVAGFTGRGNAYATVAARMLSDRLLGKPATLERQFDTVKRVFDPLRGGIDAENRRR
- a CDS encoding amino acid ABC transporter permease, giving the protein MTSTIGQRKSRFRLNRLDGILLVGLIAAAGWMWYRSAIGVAYRWDWPQALSTVFATGDAGETPFFLTGIYATLRLSLWGAVLASILGVLIGVGRYAGGRTLCMFCGTYIQILRNIPPLVFIFIFYFFISSQLMPLLGLDALFSRPAEEATGWQRFLFGPPALWENLVSGVLCISFISAAYIAEVVRAGLAAIPRGQWEAGESLGIPVLDRYRFVIFPQALARIAPPLTGQYISLVKDSSIVSLISVQELTFVGSEIANSSGLLFEVWLLVAFVYFLLCLSLSILLRQVERRMTRHFHQFA
- a CDS encoding amino acid ABC transporter permease, translating into MSNWIQPAAIAGILVFAVMRGAENINYRWQWYRVDDFLFTSENGAWAAGPLVQGLFVTLEISVLSLILTLVIGLATALLRLSSSVVGRGLARGYLELIRNTPLLIQLYVMYFVLGPILGWGQTTTAIACLAAFQGAYTSEIFRAGLRAIPRGQVEAGDSLGLTRLDNYRYVILPQVLRNMLPPLTNEAVSLVKNSSIVSVIAIFDLTTQGRNLIADTFLTFEIWLTVAAIYLAVTLALSTAAAMAERRRAGA
- a CDS encoding amino acid ABC transporter ATP-binding protein, producing the protein MIAFEDVSKWFGTFQVLRDVDLSIGEGECVVICGPSGSGKSTLIRCINRLETHDRGTVRVHGVPLGPGERLPRELRGKIGMVFQSFNLFPHMTVLRNLALAPMRNLGMDKEKAEETALSYLERVHIGDQAEKYPDQLSGGQQQRVAIARALCMQPDILLFDEPTSSLDPEMIREVLDVIFELTDSGITMVCVTHEMGFARKVSDRVVFMDHGEIVESAAPDAFFDAPREERTRAFLNQILHYEASA
- a CDS encoding creatininase family protein — translated: MSDALPQDRPVQLWKMTRRQFREGIYDGNLKGAFIPTGSTEQHNEHLEMSHDTASAVHVSERAAQALYPEVVVTTPLAIGVSEHWMDHKGTLTTRPEIFTELLYDVADSMKRGGISHILAVNGHAGNAGPVNAALEDIKSRLGVDFAFCSYWEAYTPEIVQKYMESNNCPGHASEFETSFAYAAFPRHVHWEGVDYDSARLTISQADRATQDREFHHEAKLADAVKGQGMIDVAVDWVAARMKAMIEGT
- a CDS encoding cupin domain-containing protein, which encodes MYFVEEENMSNKSIAPGVSIAVAGGDRAQMSFVTLTPGSQVPMHDHPHEQLGVVLEGEFVMVIGEESRTIKTGDKYVIPGGVRHGVTEVMVKSVALDIFSPPREDYA